GAACGTATGTCGGATCTATGTTTAACGGAGTGAGACTTACAGGTGCAGGGTTGAAACAGCTGTTCGAATTacgatgtatgtacctacgttaTACGGGGACACGGCgtattgtatataaaatgACATCTCTTCTGTTTGACTgactgaataaataaataaataaattggcaACCACGAAACGGCGATAATTTTAACCATCACGCATTACCGCAGTATTTATCATTCTACATTACTTAACGTCTAACCACAGGACAGGGAAAAATCGCAAGTGACTTCTCGGTAACAAGTCTAAGTTTGCGTACTACGTACGTACCGCCGTAATTTAATTTATcgtatatttgtttatttatttcggcTACGAAAAACCCGCGATTATTCGATCCTATTATGTATTGAACATCTTCAAACTTGTTCATGTATTATCCTCCCCATATTCAGTTATTAGAAAACCTGTGTTCCTGTAAACAATGAGTGGGATACGTACAGCTCAAAAACGAGCATACAAGCTCATCGAGCTGAGATgcatatattaaataaactgtCCAATATCGAGGTGACAGTTTCTGCTGCTTGTCTTAAACCTAAGGCATCTTGAATTTCTGCATTATGGGGCTCAACGATCTGATGTTCTGGTTAGTATCGATTTCATTATgtgctttttattatttgaataacagCAACTTGTACTCACATTAGTTTGTCGGACTTTTGTAAGTCCTTGCCAGCTATGTCTAGCTTCAGTGGTTCAAACTGACATTCAAAGTTATTTCAAGGTTTGTCTCTACAATTTTTAGGTATCAGAAGAAAATTGGAACTTACGATAAACAGCAGTGGGAGAAAACCCTGGAGCAACGATTCATAAACCATTTTATATGGATTCCTGTCACCAGGACAAACTTTAAGACGAACTTGATTGATGTTGACCTAGTGAGAGGCAAGTAATCATTTGACCTTTGTTAATAATGTAAAAGTTACTCATTTTCCGATCATTCTGATTTCTTAGGGTCATCGTTTCCTAAGGCAAAACCCGAACATGGATTATGCACTGTTGCTTATCTTGCTGTACAACGGCTCCTGTTCCTCCCCTTACACAAATCGTGGTGGGTGCAGCAGACCAGTCCACGaatatttttactcttcttACTCCTTTACTGCCTGCAAATATTTAACATCGGCgtctactactactactcaGTGAAGGACAGCAGCGAGCCTGAAGTGCGTTTGAAAGTTGACGTCTGAAAGTTGAATCACTTCTGATCTCATACCTAATCTTTTTCAGATTGTATCAGCCTTTGAAGTCCTGATTCCAGCCGGCATGATGCTGGTATTGTGCATGGTGCACTCTCAGATTGTTTCCACCAGCTCTGGACGAGCCACGGCTGACAGTGAACACAGTTCCAAACCAAATAGATCAAAGCGCAGGAGATGCCATGTGAACAAGAAAAGAACACATCACAACCCACgtgagtgaaataatttcccaccaatagatatatatacggtCTTTACCGTGGTGAGGAATTAATTACATAAAGTAATTTCGTTTTACCactctttccattttttccagtTGCCCAGGAGGCCAAGTATTACCAGTATATAGGCACTGAAGAAACGAGCACTACTGTTGGTGAAATTTCGTCATCCGTTAGATTTGCCAAGAGCGTCATTATCCCAGAGGCCAGTACCGTATCCCCTATACCGGTTGGTTATGACAAGCGTTGTTGAATCTTGTCTTAATGGATATAATTGCATGATCTCTGtctcatgaaattttattttacagcaAGTATCCAACAATGCTGGGGAATCAGAAGAGAAAGGTATAGAACCCACTACAAATTTTCTAGATGCATATGACGGTGCTGTTCATGATGCCTCACCTACCAATAAACCAGGTCAGATACAATCTTACTCCTTGAGAAACTTACCTCTTCCATTATAATTCCAACTTCATTGATTTTTATGCACACAAATGTAGTGGTGAATGACTCCAACGGAAAGACACATCCTGAAttggttaaaaatcaacaatatATTCATCAAGATGATGATGGGTTTGAAAGCTTAAACGGGAATGTTTCGAGCGAAATCGGTGAGATTGCTGCTGACCAGTCGCCAGTTCCATTTGAAGGTGATGAGAGACaggagaaaaaagaggaaaagcgATGCTGCGCTGGAAAATCTAAGAACTGGTACCACAGTGTAATAAATGATAGGATACAGCACCAAGACGAGTCACATCAGTGCAGATCATCAGGTATGAATAACGTATCTTGAGCTTGTGTTAGAGCGAATATAGTATATTAGTTTAAATATAGAAGTACTATTTGattcatagttttttttttaactataaaaatttttcccgcAGTGAACATAGCTCAGTCAAAAAAAAGGAGTTGTTTAGACAATGGAAGACAGCATATCAAAGATCCGGTTCGTATATTTTACTCTGTTTTCATTAAAGACTTTTGTTTTCGAAGattgtttctgaatttttttcatcattggCGATTATTCATCGTACTATACAACTTAACAACAGTTTTGAACAAGTAGTTTGCTGTGTGAGAAAGCTTTACCTCTGATCAAGTATGTTAAGGCTGGTGACAGACAATTCTGCTGACTAATTTAAGTAAAATGGTTCTTTTTATTCGCTCAATCATATAAGGCAAGTGAAGTCTCAGCCACATTTAGCAGATATGATAAGCAGTGCGAAAGTGAAGAGGAAGGTGAGTGCGAAGATGCAGCTACACAACATCTCACGGAAGCTACAACCTCAGCTACTGAATGGATGGGTGTCACCACAAACAGTGACGAAGAATGCAGCTACAGGTAAAAAGCTGAAATAGTGATTGAATAATAACAGCAATCAGTTGTTCGTATTCTAATacagtaaatgaaaattaaatttcagttCCGAGCTCGAGGAGTCAGAGTCGGATGTCGGAGTGAATGTAAACCCTGGAGAATCTTTGGAAAATCCATTCTCCTGGGAGTTTGAGATCCCAAAATTCAAGCGAATTCCTTCTTGGTCGGCGCCAGACAGTGGTAAGTTTTGGCaaacatttcttttatttatttttttttgtggaaaatttcTCTGACCAACATAATAATCTGCCTATTGCAGTATCGTGTACTATTTGGAAAAATGGACATTTGGGAAAAGTTGAACTGTCCGTTCTTGAAATAGCATCTTTGATAACATACAGAGTTGAAGCCATACGAGAGAGTATGGATTACTTTTACTGTGGTCTTGTATTTTCCATAATACTTTCTTTCATACCATCGATGTGGCGGCTGAGTGATCAAATAAGAAAAGACCCCGTAGGTAACATAACAGGATCCCTAGTCCTCGGGGATTTGTCACAGGTCATTTTGGACACGTATCCAGATACCCTGTGTCGAATTATTGATATAGCATTTGGAACTACGCTCTGGTAAATAAGAATTTGGATCTTTTCTTGGAAGGTGTGTATTAtaacataataaaaatttactaattgtgtaacttttttaGGGAGCGAACAGTTATCCTCATATCTTTTTTCGAGAGATTGACGCTTTCTtgcctcctcttcttcttggtTGCTGTGGCGGAACGTACTTACAAGCAGCGTCTGCTATGTGCAAAATTATTCTCCCATCTAACATCTTCGAGACAAGCCAGACAATCGGAACTCCCCCATTTTCGGCTCAACAAAGTTAGGAATATTAAGACGTGGCTTAGTGTCAGGTCCTACTTGAAGGTATAATGTTTACAGAATGTTTTGCTTTTCTTGCAGAAGTTGGAAAACATTTACGAATAGTCAATCTATCTACTTTCTTGCAGAGGAGAGGACCCCAACGTTCCGTCAACATGATAGTATCAGCTGTTCTACTTCTCACATTGCTCTTGCTATCATTCATAAGTTTAGAGTACATAAAGGTAAGATTCAGCTGTGGGAAATCGTATCTTAACAAAATGTTCCACACTTCCGAATCTGACAAATCATTTTCACTTCCAGGATTCAGAAAGTCTACATTCGCAATATACCGTCGAAGCGCTCTGCTGGAGTTGTGCCCTCGGAATATTTATCCTCCGTTTCATGATGCTCGGTACAAAAATAGACAGAAAGTACAGGAACGTTTCAATTCTGCTGACAGAACAGGTAATGTATTCTTCagtttcctcaattttttatcgcaaGAAACTTGATTTGtgcatttcattcattttcaaatacaaTAAAGAGGACAAACCCTGGTCCGTATTCAAGACGTCTTTCTACTTGTCACAAAATTATAATCGTTGTAAAATGGTGACGGTGAATTTTTTGCTAACTTGAGACAggcgaaaaaacgaagagaagGAAATTTTATATGCTAGTGAACAGTGAAACACAAAAGTAACAATTTGTGTACATGTGCCTACAGTAAAGATCCGAAAACTCTATGGAATTCGTGAagcaaaaaatgtcaaatgtAATGAGAATTTAATCCTAtgtaagtaaaaatttcaagagcgCACAAAACGTGTCAAGGAAGAAAGGCAAGTTCTATCCGTTGATTGAGAATACGCAGTAAAATTACCTCCGGACTCACTCGGAGTCACCCAGGCGGAAGTAATATTATCCTGGGGCTGAATGTCTTTATATCTTCAGTCAATGTTCTATCCTCTGACCTTAGGCCAGCAATCTCTTTGAAATTGGAGTCTGGTAAAATGTGTAATCACTCGTCACCGGTTTGATTGGCGGTGAAATCCAATTGGTGGATTTTCGACCAATCGAAACCCAAGAGTGGGGGGGTCTGTGTTTACTCTGCAGGCGCTCAGCTGCCCATTGCACCTGCCGAAACCATGCGGTGCCAACCGTAGCACGTAAAATACAAAGCGGATTTATTCAATGCGTGCTAAACGAGAAAATTGGCGGGTGTCGgaagggttaaaaaaaaaagtgaaatataaaCTGCCTAATACGAACTTGAAGTCGCGTAAGTATATTTCGCGGCCAATTTAAACCCatataattgttgaaaatttgaccgAATTGCATTCCCAGTGTTGGCGGCAGTTGAACAAAGCAATTTGAACATAGCACTTGGCAGTTGCGAATTGAACCGGCAAACCCTCGGAACTCGGGAGTCTCGCTCTGTCAgcttaatattatattaagcAAATTTATCCTCCCTCAGAAACTGCAGGAAAGTTGACAGGAaggtatatgtacatatagaaTTATTTAGAGGCAATTCTGGATTCTAAAACACGTCGGCATTCGTTTGTGATTTCACGTGTAGAACATAACGTTTTAACGTTTTGTAATCCACTATAAAGCTGATCGCTCAACTAAATTTGCATCCAACCTCTGTTAATCGCAACCAGATATCCACCATGGACACTAGGCTCAGGGCAACGAAATTATCCGGAGTTGTGAAGACATATAGGAAGAATGCAGGAACTACCACGCGGTACCTGAAACCAAGCATGTTGGCTTCGATGAACATCAATGTTCCAGTGAAAGCGGATGCTAATAATCGTGTAGTATTGCAGTCGCTACCCCATATTCAAGACAATGTCGCAGCTGTGACAAAGCATCCTTCGGCTGAGGAGGGTGTAATCAATGCGAAAGCAGTGAAGCCAGCGATAGCTACAAAAGCAGCGATGACAATGGTGAAGCCAGCGATAACTGCAAAGGCAGTCATGACGACTGTGAAACCAATTAGGCCAAAGCTTAGCAAGTGGGATTTCAAGGGACGGCTGGCTTACACAGAACAGGAGTTGGTatactttaaaaataaattgaagaatGCGACGACAGAAAGTAGTGAGCTCACCACAGCGTTGGAGACCTTGACGGAGAGTGCAAAGCATGAGAAAGAAAGAGCAGAGGAAGCTGAGAAAAGATACTGTGAATTGGTTAAGGAGCGTGATAGGTTAACAAGTTTAATGAAAGATTATCAAGCGACTTCTGAGACATTGAAGACTGATGTTGACCAGCTTAAAACTGAACTGTACAAAACACAGTGCAGTCTCAACCAACATAAGGAGGATTATGAAAACCATGACGCCGAGATGTCGGCTGTGGTTGATAACactgaaaaaatgatgaagGAGAATTCTGAGCATGAAGAAACTGTGAGGTGCTTGGAAAAGCGCAACAAGGAACTCGAAATTGTTTCCAATGGACTTTGTGAGAAGAGGCAGGAGATGCTAGAGACACTTAAATTGCTAAAAGGGGATGATTAGGTTGACAGTACCTCCTTGTGATTATGACTGATTGTATGATACAttatgtagaattttttggaaattcaaactAGCTTGAATACCCTTACTTTATACAAGAGGATGAAGACGATCTCAAGTCttacaaattaattgaatcTCAATCCTAGGATtgagttttgtaattttaccaGCTTGAAATCTAATTATTACTTATGATTTGTACTCTGACCTTTTCATTTGTAAAAacgttcaatttattatttaatgtaCCGGTGTCGTCGGATagagtaatatatatatatatcgaaatacatatatgtattctaataaactattattattatatttggaTTGACTATCgctgattttttctttacacgtTATCTCTACATTTTCAACATCAAATAAGTtgttgaagatgaaaaattcaatatgatataaattttgcatAGCGTTTATTTTATAAGGGTGATGAGAAAGTTAAGTAAGAAGTGTGTATAAAAGGGTAAAGATAGGCAAGATGCAGTATGTGAATCTGTGACAAGTTGCTTGTCTAGAGGCGTGCCTAACTTCATGAATTGCTTACAAATAGACAAAACTGGATACCTTTTTTCCTATTGCAGATCAATCTTTATCTACAAATTGAGCAGAAACcgcaaaacaaggacgaacttATGGTTGCTAACAGCGTGCTGAAGCTGGCTGCAGATTTACTAAAGGTGCGTAATATGGATAAGCCTAAACAAACTATTACAGttattttaacaatattttacgAATTCCAGGAATTAGAGAGCTCTTTCAAAGTGTCCGGTCTCCATGCAAATCCCTACATGTACACCATCACCAAGGTGGTAATACTTTCCGCCCTCTCAGGAGTTCTGTCGGAGCTTCTTGGGTTCAAACTTAAGCTACACAAgatcaaaatcaaataataaatgtctgaaatgtcaaaaaatgtcaaatgtCTGAATGTAGCTTCAACTTTTGGAATGACCTGTGTCATATTAGTGTGCTACGTGAACTTTTGATTTTGGACCACGAAGCAAGGTCACAAATTCTCTAGCATTTTTCTTATATAGAATAGATTGGCACTGTATAAGGCAGAGGTATGTATATGTTATTCACAGGACGAACTTTATGCAGGCCACTGATACAAAAAGCGTTATTCAGTGGACTAGCAGCGTTTGTAGTTGAAGATCTCATACATATGAGGTCGCTTTAGACATACAAGATgagaattacaataataataataatcatcttGTTTAACACAGAAGATCGTGATTTTCTGGGATAGTAATTACCTTTAGAAGCTTTTATGATCATTATGCAATAGgactttttttcgaaatttataacTGACGTAGTCGGAAGAACATCCGCGGCTTACTTTAGttgcaatttgtttttctttttacacccAGCAATCAATGATTCGATCCTGATCCATTCTTCCagctataattataattgtacaagttgattatttcattcttcttttatCCTATCACTTCAAATTAGATCAATCGTACCGAAAAATAACCAGCGAAAGTTCAGAAAGTAGGGCGAATAACTTTGTGTAGAAACTGGTCGTAGGTTTAATGGGTAGTCACATCAAACGcagcatatgtatgtacatacgtacaaatTATTTGCATATTGCGATTTATTATTCGATTTGTCATAAGCATATTTATTGTAACGAAAATCTCTAAATACCATAGTTATAGTACGCAAATTTCCGCATTTCTCAATCTTTAACTAATTACAGTAAGAGGTTGTTATATTGTTCTCGTTGCTGTTGCTATTATTATCGCTGTTGTCATTGTTGCTATAAATCCAGATACATATTATAGTCGCATGAATTTGCTGAGATACAGCTTTGATTACGTAAATTGTtgaatgaaaacgaaattcgaGTCTTATCGTAGTGGTAATGAGTgtcttagaaaaaaagaaatgataaaaagttgtaaaacaaaaataatatcgggcaaaatagatagatacaataaaatttcgaaatcgaaaCTTATGTTACCTCCAATTTTGGCCTGGCGgatgttaatatttattaaatatttattattaaacagTGAGCATGTGCATGTTGTCGGCAGCGATTATTTGACCTGATTTTCATCTGTAACATATTTGTCTCGCGTTGGCAACGTAAATAATGATGTAAATAATTACtaggaaggaagaaagattGACTCATAATTTTATATCTGAAATATTATCCAACATAATAATCATTAATCACTGTCGGTACAACAGAGTCCGAATGAAATGTATCGTGAAGCGAAAACATTTGATTGTCTGACTATGTAGCGCCTAACCGCAGTCAACCACTTACCACGCCAACTTACACAACCTCTAAACACTATTGACTATCAACATTAATAATCCTACAGTAATTACAGGATGGTGGAGATAAATTTTGTCAGGTTCAGCTTCGGTTAATTGTTGGctcattatttttacacagATTAAATACACTGCTgggtaaaatatttcaatagatccatttaaaatgaaaaagacaCAATACTTTCAAAAACGTAATGTAAATGGGTAAATGTAAATGACCACTTTGAGATCATTTAAAATGTTGAGTGCAAAATGCctattttgaatgaaaccattTCAAATATTGCTCAGCACAGATTATGTATGTTCGTCATAAATTTAGCTGTGTGTTGTGTGCTCGATTTTGCATAAGACTCAagtttatgtacatacaataattACAGCGTTGAATTAGCTATCCTATTCATCATTTCTTTCACGTTGCTGTACATTCGTGTGCGTGTACTCTGCACTTTAATATTTCGTTACATACGTGTTCCA
This portion of the Diprion similis isolate iyDipSimi1 chromosome 7, iyDipSimi1.1, whole genome shotgun sequence genome encodes:
- the LOC124408110 gene encoding uncharacterized protein LOC124408110 — encoded protein: MDTRLRATKLSGVVKTYRKNAGTTTRYLKPSMLASMNINVPVKADANNRVVLQSLPHIQDNVAAVTKHPSAEEGVINAKAVKPAIATKAAMTMVKPAITAKAVMTTVKPIRPKLSKWDFKGRLAYTEQELVYFKNKLKNATTESSELTTALETLTESAKHEKERAEEAEKRYCELVKERDRLTSLMKDYQATSETLKTDVDQLKTELYKTQCSLNQHKEDYENHDAEMSAVVDNTEKMMKENSEHEETVRCLEKRNKELEIVSNGLCEKRQEMLETLKLLKGDD
- the LOC124408104 gene encoding protein phtf isoform X1, which gives rise to MGLNDLMFWYQKKIGTYDKQQWEKTLEQRFINHFIWIPVTRTNFKTNLIDVDLVRGSSFPKAKPEHGLCTVAYLAVQRLLFLPLHKSWWVQQTSPRIFLLFLLLYCLQIFNIGVYYYYSVKDSSEPEIVSAFEVLIPAGMMLVLCMVHSQIVSTSSGRATADSEHSSKPNRSKRRRCHVNKKRTHHNPLAQEAKYYQYIGTEETSTTVGEISSSVRFAKSVIIPEASTVSPIPQVSNNAGESEEKGIEPTTNFLDAYDGAVHDASPTNKPVVNDSNGKTHPELVKNQQYIHQDDDGFESLNGNVSSEIGEIAADQSPVPFEGDERQEKKEEKRCCAGKSKNWYHSVINDRIQHQDESHQCRSSVNIAQSKKRSCLDNGRQHIKDPASEVSATFSRYDKQCESEEEGECEDAATQHLTEATTSATEWMGVTTNSDEECSYSSELEESESDVGVNVNPGESLENPFSWEFEIPKFKRIPSWSAPDSVSCTIWKNGHLGKVELSVLEIASLITYRVEAIRESMDYFYCGLVFSIILSFIPSMWRLSDQIRKDPVGNITGSLVLGDLSQVILDTYPDTLCRIIDIAFGTTLWERTVILISFFERLTLSCLLFFLVAVAERTYKQRLLCAKLFSHLTSSRQARQSELPHFRLNKVRNIKTWLSVRSYLKRRGPQRSVNMIVSAVLLLTLLLLSFISLEYIKDSESLHSQYTVEALCWSCALGIFILRFMMLGTKIDRKYRNVSILLTEQINLYLQIEQKPQNKDELMVANSVLKLAADLLKELESSFKVSGLHANPYMYTITKVVILSALSGVLSELLGFKLKLHKIKIK
- the LOC124408104 gene encoding protein phtf isoform X2, whose protein sequence is MGLNDLMFWYQKKIGTYDKQQWEKTLEQRFINHFIWIPVTRTNFKTNLIDVDLVRGSSFPKAKPEHGLCTVAYLAVQRLLFLPLHKSWWVQQTSPRIFLLFLLLYCLQIFNIGVYYYYSVKDSSEPEIVSAFEVLIPAGMMLVLCMVHSQIVSTSSGRATADSEHSSKPNRSKRRRCHVNKKRTHHNPLAQEAKYYQYIGTEETSTTVGEISSSVRFAKSVIIPEASTVSPIPQVSNNAGESEEKGIEPTTNFLDAYDGAVHDASPTNKPVVNDSNGKTHPELVKNQQYIHQDDDGFESLNGNVSSEIGEIAADQSPVPFEGDERQEKKEEKRCCAGKSKNWYHSVINDRIQHQDESHQCRSSVNIAQSKKRSCLDNGRQHIKDPASEVSATFSRYDKQCESEEEGECEDAATQHLTEATTSATEWMGVTTNSDEECSYSSELEESESDVGVNVNPGESLENPFSWEFEIPKFKRIPSWSAPDSVSCTIWKNGHLGKVELSVLEIASLITYRVEAIRESMDYFYCGLVFSIILSFIPSMWRLSDQIRKDPVGNITGSLVLGDLSQVILDTYPDTLCRIIDIAFGTTLWERTVILISFFERLTLSCLLFFLVAVAERTYKQRLLCAKLFSHLTSSRQARQSELPHFRLNKVRNIKTWLSVRSYLKRRGPQRSVNMIVSAVLLLTLLLLSFISLEYIKINLYLQIEQKPQNKDELMVANSVLKLAADLLKELESSFKVSGLHANPYMYTITKVVILSALSGVLSELLGFKLKLHKIKIK